The sequence GGTTGGCGACATTGGCGGGACGTTCACAGTGACCACTCTTCTGGAAGAATAAGCCGCGTTCACTTGCCGATACAGAATTCGGAGAAAATCCGTCCCAGCAAATCGTCGGAGGTCACTTCGCCGGTGATCTCCCCCAGCGCGTTCTGAGCCAGGCGCAGGTTCTCGGCGGCCAGGTCCAGCATCTGCCCCGCCTCGAGCTCGGCCAGTGCCTGTTCCAGATGGCCCCTCGCCCGCGCCAGCGCCTCCAGATGACGGCGGCGGGCGGCCAGGGCGTCCTCGGCCTCGGCCTCGAATCCCATGCACGCATTGAGATGGCGGCGCAGCAGATCCAGACCGGCGCCGGTTTTGGCGGACAGCCACACGGTGTCCCCTTCGATCCGGGGTGGCTGGCCGCTGAGGTCGATCTTGTTGACGATGCGGGTGACGGGGATGTCGGTTGGCAGTCCCGGCAGGTCCCGGCCGGCGGGAGGCCGGTCCTCGCCCACCAGCAGAATGCGGTCGGCCCGTGCCAGCTCCGCCCGGGCACGGCGGATGCCCTCGCGTTCCACCGGGTCGTCGCTGTGGCGCAGGCCGGCGGTATCGATGACGTGCAGCGGCATGCCGTCGATGAGGATGCGCTCGCGCAGGACATCGCGGGTGGTGCCGGCGATGGGGGTGACGATGGCGGCCTCACGCCGGGCCAGGGCGTTGAGCAGGCTGGACTTGCCAGCGTTGGGGGGACCGGCGATCACCACCGTCATGCCCTCCTCCAGCAACCGGCCCTGATGGGCGCGGCGGCGCAGTGCGTCCAGATCGGCCAGGATGCCCTGCAGCTTCTCCAGCACCGCCCCTTCCGCGATCAGAGCGATATCCTCGTCGCTGAAATCGATGGCGGCCTCGACCTGGATGCGCAGGCGGGTGAGGGATTCGGTCAGGGCACGGGTCTGACGGGAGAATTCCCCTTCCAGCGACCGCTGCGCCGCCCGCGCCGCCTGGGCGCTGCTGCTTTCGATGAGGGCGGCGACGGCCTCGGCCTGGGCCAGGTCGAGCTTGCCGTTGAGGAAGGCACGGCGGGTAAATTCGCCCGGTTCGGCCGGGCGGGCGCCGAGCTGGAACAGGCGCTGCAGCAGGGATTCGACGATGGCAGGACTGCCGTGACAGTGCAATTCCAGCAGGTCCTCGCCGGTGTAGGACCGGGGGGCGGGAAAGAACAGCGCCAGACCGCGGTCGATGATCCGGCCGGCATCGTCACGGAAGGACACGTAGTGGGCACGGCGCGGCTGCAGCGCCCGCCCGGTCAGCCGCTGCGCCAGCCCGCCCAGATCCGGACCCGAGGCACGCACCACCGCCACCGCCCCCCGGCCGGGCGGGGTGGCGGGGGCGGCGATGATGTCGTCGCTCAGTTTCAAGCCTCGGCGCTGCCCTCGATCTGCTTGTTGATCCACCACTGCTGGACGATAGACAGGGTGTTGTTGACCACCCAGTACAGCACCAGCCCGGCGGGGAAGAAGGCGAAGAAGACGGTGAAGATGAGCGGGAACATC comes from Methylomarinovum caldicuralii and encodes:
- the mnmE gene encoding tRNA uridine-5-carboxymethylaminomethyl(34) synthesis GTPase MnmE; the encoded protein is MKLSDDIIAAPATPPGRGAVAVVRASGPDLGGLAQRLTGRALQPRRAHYVSFRDDAGRIIDRGLALFFPAPRSYTGEDLLELHCHGSPAIVESLLQRLFQLGARPAEPGEFTRRAFLNGKLDLAQAEAVAALIESSSAQAARAAQRSLEGEFSRQTRALTESLTRLRIQVEAAIDFSDEDIALIAEGAVLEKLQGILADLDALRRRAHQGRLLEEGMTVVIAGPPNAGKSSLLNALARREAAIVTPIAGTTRDVLRERILIDGMPLHVIDTAGLRHSDDPVEREGIRRARAELARADRILLVGEDRPPAGRDLPGLPTDIPVTRIVNKIDLSGQPPRIEGDTVWLSAKTGAGLDLLRRHLNACMGFEAEAEDALAARRRHLEALARARGHLEQALAELEAGQMLDLAAENLRLAQNALGEITGEVTSDDLLGRIFSEFCIGK